One Papaver somniferum cultivar HN1 chromosome 10, ASM357369v1, whole genome shotgun sequence genomic window carries:
- the LOC113319721 gene encoding uncharacterized protein LOC113319721 codes for MKLHEICVFCEYRGEPACSRDTHHRLFRLDNVGATFSCYNAQPFNLPVDKETENRITDGVHRFETIVRFQDETYGLAGIILLLESILDVNTAHYQSLVITGQNPPTAVHVRPDYPVRPPQQTASFDNSFVSTSSAQQPQHQPCPACIYLARNCPWNCQLAQYFESLFQRHLRNVQDFRDVCRSLFTRTSLVYNNTSQKKLKQAERKQIGDNTRGFEVRILNSCRIYGTTGIMLSLVRRLLAVNSDIDNLEGVNRWRQLVLQRGQHHQQVPPQYPAPTNLNMGGPRQQQHQRQLQLGVTKRSLEQGESQMRQQRQRLPGPANPSHQAAGAWSRLRKPAPFLQPYPPAAFQQPPYHVPMQGHQTRPLPQSQQSAVPFQFQPLFAGINSSSSASASQSQLQSHQHHSFSTVSFSSAAVVGQPHRHHQAPPDPNDLASIKFTGDEENTYWDTEQERLKQRHQPYQLQMQGHQT; via the exons ATGAAGTTACATGAAATATGCGTATTTTGCGAGTACAGAGGGGAGCCTGCCTGTTCACGTGACACACATCATCGTTTGTTTAGACTGGACAATGTTGGTGCTACTTTTAGCTGTTATAATGCTCAGCCTTTTAATCTACCGGTCGATAAGGAGACCGAAAACCGAATAACAGACGGCGTGCACAGATTTGAAACTATTGTTAGATTCCAAGATGAGACCTATGGGTTAGCTGGAATTATTTTATTACTCGAGTCTATCTTGGATGTAAATACTGCTCACTACCAGAGTCTCGTCATAACTGGACAGAATCCTCCAACAGCAGTACACGTTAGACCAGATTATCCAGTGCGACCTCCACAACAAACTGCAAGTTTCGATAATTCATTTGTCTCGACAAGTAGTGCACAGCAACCACAGCATCAACCATGCCCGGCATGCATCTATCTAGCGAGAAATTGTCCATGGAATTGTCAGTTAGCTCAATACTTTGAGTCATTGTTTCAGCGACATCTCAGAAATGTGCAAGATTTCAGAGATGTGTGTCGTTCTCTTTTTACACGAACATCCCTAGTTTATAATAATACTAGTCAGAAGAAACTAAAACAGGCTGAGAGGAAACAGATAGGGGACAATACGAGAGGTTTTGAAGTTCGAATTTTAAACTCATGTCGCATTTATGGGACGACGGGCATTATGCTCTCACTGGTCAGACGTTTGCTTGCTGTTAACAGTGACATTGATAATCTGGAAGGAGTTAATCGTTGGCGACAATTGGTACTACAACGTGGTCAGCACCATCAACAAGTACCTCCACAATATCCGGCACCGACAAATTTGAATATG GGAGGTCCGcgacaacaacaacaccaacggCAGCTTCAGCTTGGTGTTACCAAGAGATCTCTGGAACAAGGTGAATCACAAATGCGTCAACAACGGCAACGACTGCCAGGACCAGCAAATCCATCACATCAGGCAGCTGGAGCATGGTCTCGACTACGGAAACCAGCACCATTTCTGCAACCATATCCACCAGCAGCATTTCAGCAACCTCCATACCATGTACCAATGCAGGGACATCAAACACGACCACTGCCTCAATCGCAGCAATCAGCAGTGCCATTTCAATTTCAGCCACTTTTTGCTGGTATCAACAGCTCCTCATCAGCATCAGCATCTCAGTCTCAGTTGCAGtctcaccaacatcattcttttaGTACCGTCAGTTTCTCATCAGCTGCAGTGGTGGGACAGCCACACCGACATCATCAAGCGCCACCGGATCCAAATGATTTAGCAAGTATAAAATTTACGGGTGATGAAGAAAACACTTATTGGGACACAGAGCAGGAACGGCTGAAACAAAGACACCAACCGTACCAATTACAAATGCAGGGACATCAAACATGA
- the LOC113319334 gene encoding uncharacterized protein LOC113319334: MDIHQLCIVCKYWRISPWAQPQPGCLHERHHRLFRADDIVATFMYYNTGPSSVLPNTDYFNRIRVRDSTRRFEAAIRSHDDVYGITGIIILLESILYVNSVLRDVQMFYARYYGLYPPAAVPIRQDYPERPRQQTPSFSNSLVSSTSAQHSQRTPSFSNSLVSTSAHQSQQTTRFSNSLVSSNSAQQSQHQRCTACIYLARNCPVDCWFAEFFQEDFWGDFEAVCHTKFERTYLAYNSRTRRQELTGDEITQIRATTTLFEREIRARSCPDYGATGIVITLVRRLLAVNASIDFLEEISADRVQQLVEQYHSRQVPRYPAPTNVNTGGPGQQQHFQRGVAKRTLEQGGPPIPQQRPRLPGPPIPLQPPRLQQPAQFVLLHHPTPFQQPSPPAAFQQPSYDVQMQGYQARPLPQSQEPAMPSQSEQLLAGINSSSTATSSQSQFQSQQHHYFSSGISSSAAAVGQPHPHHQEPPDPYGLATIQFSDDEKDTYWGKEQKRLAEEQKQLYQGLPPYQVQMQGYETPPVSQSQEPAVPSQSQHLFTGTNSSSTATSSQSQFQSQQQHYLSSGISSSAAAVGQPHPHHQEPPDPYGLATIQFSDDEKDTYWGKEQKQLKEGPR, from the exons ATGGATATACATCAACTGTGCATAGTTTGCAAATACTGGAGGATCTCTCCCTGGGCGCAACCACAACCAGGATGTTTACATGAACGACATCATCGTTTGTTTAGAGCGGACGATATTGTTGCTACCTTTATGTATTATAATACCGGCCCTTCTAGTGTACTGCCCAATACTGACTATTTCAACCGGATAAGAGTAAGGGATAGCACAAGGCGTTTTGAAGCTGCTATTAGAAGTCATGATGATGTCTATGGGATAACTGGAATTATAATACTGCTTGAGTCGATCTTGTATGTAAATTCTGTTCTTCGAGACGTTCAAATGTTTTACGCACGTTATTACGGATTGTATCCACCAGCAGCAGTACCCATTAGACAAGATTATCCAGAGCGACCTCGACAGCAAACTCCAAGCTTTAGCAACTCATTGGTCTCGTCGACTAGTGCACAGCATTCACAACGAACTCCAAGCTTTAGCAACTCATTGGTCTCGACTAGTGCACATCAATCACAGCAAACTACAAGGTTTAGTAACTCATTGGTCTCATCAAATAGTGCACAGCAATCACAGCATCAACGATGCACAGCGTGCATCTATCTTGCGAGAAATTGCCCAGTGGATTGTTGGTTTGCTGAATTTTTTCAGGAAGATTTCTGGGGAGATTTCGAAGCTGTGTGCCATACAAAATTTGAACGAACATACCTTGCTTATAATAGTAGAACTAGGCGTCAGGAACTAACAGGAGATGAGATCACCCAGATACGGGCGACCACAACACTTTTTGAACGTGAAATTCGAGCCAGATCATGTCCAGATTACGGGGCGACTGGAATTGTGATAACACTGGTTAGGCGTTTGCTTGCTGTTAATGCTAGTATTGATTTTCTGGAAGAGATCTCCGCTGATCGTGTACAACAACTGGTAGAACAATATCACTCTCGACAAGTACCACGATATCCAGCACCAACCAATGTGAATACG GGAGGTCCGGGACAACAACAACATTTTCAGCGTGGTGTTGCCAAGAGAACGCTGGAACAAGGCGGACCACCAATACCTCAACAACGACCACGACTGCCAGGACCACCAATACCTCTACAACCGCCTCGACTACAGCAACCAGCACAATTTGTACTATTACATCACCCAACACCATTTCAGCAACCATCTCCACCAGCAGCATTTCAGCAACCATCGTACGATGTACAAATGCAGGGATATCAAGCACGGCCACTGCCTCAATCACAGGAACCAGCAATGCCATCCCAATCTGAGCAACTTTTGGCTGGTATCAACAGCTCCTCAACAGCAACATCATCTCAATCTCAGTTTCAGTCTCAGCAACATCATTATTTCAGTAGCGGCATTTCCTCATCAGCTGCAGCGGTGGGACAGCCACACCCACATCATCAAGAGCCACCGGATCCCTATGGTTTAGCAACTATACAATTTTCGGATGATGAAAAAGACACTTACTGGGGCAAAGAGCAAAAACGGCTCGCTGAAGAACAAAAACAGCTCTATCAAGGACTCCCACCGTACCAAGTACAAATGCAGGGATATGAAACACCACCAGTGTCTCAGTCACAGGAACCAGCAGTCCCATCTCAATCTCAGCATCTTTTTACTGGTACCAACAGCTCCTCAACAGCAACATCATCTCAATCTCAGTTTCAGTCTCAGCAACAGCATTATCTCAGTAGCGGCATTTCCTCATCAGCTGCAGCGGTGGGACAGCCACACCCACATCATCAAGAGCCACCAGATCCCTATGGTTTAGCAACTATACAATTTTCGGATGATGAAAAAGACACTTACTGGGGCAAAGAGCAAAAACAGCTCAAAGAAGGACCCCGGTAA